DNA sequence from the Bradyrhizobium sp. CIAT3101 genome:
GTCGTCGACGCTGCGGTGGCGGTCGGTGGCGGAAGCCCGGATGTCCCGCGCCTCGATCTCCCAGAGGCCGGAGGCCAGCGCCCGGCCGGCCAGGCTCACGCCGAGCGGCCCCGGAAACATCTCCGGAAACAGCGTCAGCACCGTCGCGCGCCAGGGGGAGGGATTGCTCATGGCCGCTGGTTAGGGCATTGCGGCCGGGAGGTCGAGGCCCCGTCGGCCTCAGTTCTTGCGGCCGTATTCGACGAGCTCGAAGGTGTTGTTGAGCAGCAAATGGCCGTTGGCCCGCGAGGCAAGGGAACGCTTCACCCAGTGGTCGATGGCCGGCGCGTACCAGACCACGGTGGTGATGTCGTTCTTCCGCGTCGGGTCGTTGGTCGGCCGTCGCAGATACGTCGCTTCGATCTTGTAGGTCTCGAACGTGCCGGCCTTGGTCGTGACGGTCTCCTGACCGACCACCTTCGAACGGCCCGAGCGCTTCCAGATGTAGCCTTTGGCGTTGTTGACGTCGTCGGCGGAGAAACTCCAGCTGTCGCCAACCTTCAGCGGCGTATGGATGCCGCTGCCGTCGCCGGGCTGATATTTCCATTCGCCCGATGTCTTCACGTTCCACGATCGATCGAAGACGATCATGCCCTCGGTTTCCTTGCCTTGGGTCGTGACGCGGATGCTGATCTCGCTCGGCGAGACCTCGGTGACGAGGTGCGTGCGGACTGCAGTGATCTTTCCACTGATCTCATCGCGCAACTCAAAGGTCCAGAAGTCGCCCTGGAGCGGCTCCTCCATGGCCGTCACCGGCTTTGCCGCGGCAGGCGCCGACGGAGTCGCGGTCGCATCGTCAGCGGCCCAGGCTGATGTGCTTGCAACAAGCAGGCAGGCAATCGCCATCATCGATTTGCGAAGCATCGTAACGTCCCCCACCATGTCTCTGTTCGCAGCCTGATCGACTAGCGGCGCCCGTACTCGACCAGCTCGGCCATGCTGCGGTCGCGGACGCGGCCGTCGGACCGGCTGACACTGGCGCGCTTCACCCAGTGATTGATCGACGGCGCGTACCAGATCTGCTGCTCGGACAGATATTTCTTGGTGGTATCGTTGGCATTGCGAGACTCGATCGCGATTTCGATCTTGTAGGTCTCGAACGTTCCGGCGCGGGTGGTGAGGCTCTCCTGAGCCGTCACCTTCGCCGTGCCCGTCCGCTTCAGGCTTATGCCGTTGGAGCTGTTGAAGTCGGTGGCCTTCACCGGCCAGCTCTTGCCGACCGCGAGTGGAGCGCGGATGCCCATGCCGTCATTGGGCGTCGATCGCCAGATGCCGTTGGTGATCATGTCCCAGGCGCGATCGTAGCTCTGAAAACCGAGGTCGGATTTGCCGAGAACAGCAAGCCTGATGCCGATCTCCGTCGGCGAGATGTCGGTGATGGTGTGCGTGATCGTCGATTTGAGATCACCCGTGATCTCGTCGCGCACCTCATAGGTCCAGTGATCGCCGATTTCCGGCTCTTCCATCGTCTCTTGCGATGACGTGGCCTGGGCCGCCGGCGCGGGTGGCTGGGCGGCAGTCTGGGCTTTTGCGGCCCCCGCAAACGCGAGCAGGCCAATCGTTGCCAGAAGACAGCGGCGCAGCATGATTATCTCCGGATGTCAGGAATCGCTGGGTTGGAAGGTGCAACCCAAGCGTGAACCAGCCGGATGCCAAACGCAAGCCCCGCTGCGGAGAATGGTCAGCGTGCCGTTACAGTGCCGTCATGACGACGATTTCGGATCGTCGCCCTCGATCACCTCGGGCAGCTCGATCACGACGCGGCCGCCGTCGAGATCGACCTCGGGCACCACTGCGTTGGTGAACGGCAGCAGCATCGTCGGGCCCTTGAGGGGCGCGATCTCGATGATGTCGCCGGCACCGAAATTATGGATCGCGAGCACGCGGCCGAGCCCATCGCCTGCCGTGGTGACGGCGGCGAGCCCGATCAGATCGGCGTGGTAATATTCGTCCTCGTCGGTCGCGGGCAGTTTTTCGCGCGCGACGTGGAGTTCGATTCCGTTGAGGCGCTCGGCCTCATCGCGGGTCGTGACGCCCTTGAAGGTCGCGACCAGATGGTCCTTGGCTTCGCGGACCTGCGCCAGTTCGAACTGGCGCTTGCCGTCCTTGGAGAGCAGCGGACCGTAGCGCTTCACGGCAAAGGGATCTTCGGTGAAGGTCCACAATTTGACCGCGCCGCGCACGCCATGCGCGGCGCCGATCCGCGCGACGCAGATCAGCGCCGACATGGATGAGCCTTAGCCCTTCGCTGCGGCTTCGGCCTGCGCCTTGCGCTCCTTGCGCGGCACGGCCTTCTCGGGGTTGTTGCGCGCTTCGCGCTTCTTGACGCCGGCGGCATCGAGGAAGCGGGACACGCGGTCCGACGGCTGCGCGCCCTTGGCGAGCCA
Encoded proteins:
- the rimM gene encoding ribosome maturation factor RimM (Essential for efficient processing of 16S rRNA); translation: MSALICVARIGAAHGVRGAVKLWTFTEDPFAVKRYGPLLSKDGKRQFELAQVREAKDHLVATFKGVTTRDEAERLNGIELHVAREKLPATDEDEYYHADLIGLAAVTTAGDGLGRVLAIHNFGAGDIIEIAPLKGPTMLLPFTNAVVPEVDLDGGRVVIELPEVIEGDDPKSSS